Proteins encoded together in one Planctomyces sp. SH-PL14 window:
- a CDS encoding TlpA family protein disulfide reductase, giving the protein MAFSRSLVLFLTVSTQAAFGQEPAKTLPSLPAAPQQWLNSPPLTTEILKDKAVVFWYFEETCPTCEAKWPELLETAKKHEGEPVLFVAVCSGTSRPTVEQYLRRNKIDWPVLVDTDRSFEKASDVREISLQNIHQIKVLSGDGTFAEHGNFEIGEAADKVAPTGKWKIDPKEIPVALRPTWQQIEFGNFAPAAAVLKRNLASPKEDIKAGAEKLQGAVDAELQAAMTQASEAKSSGDTWKAYKTLMELPTRFKGYTLPATVGIDLKELKGSEGVKKELNADKALHALKQKVSGSKFSPKSVQGQMEKFLEQYPDTEAAAEVQEALSRLQTAAPGTGPTPPTNQ; this is encoded by the coding sequence ATGGCATTCTCGCGTTCGCTGGTGCTGTTTCTGACTGTGTCGACTCAGGCCGCGTTCGGCCAGGAGCCGGCGAAAACTCTCCCGTCCCTCCCCGCCGCGCCGCAGCAGTGGCTCAACTCGCCCCCGCTGACGACGGAGATCCTCAAGGACAAGGCGGTCGTCTTCTGGTACTTCGAGGAGACCTGCCCCACGTGCGAGGCGAAGTGGCCCGAGCTGCTGGAGACGGCGAAGAAGCACGAAGGGGAGCCGGTCCTGTTCGTGGCGGTCTGCTCCGGCACCAGCCGCCCGACCGTCGAGCAGTACCTGCGGCGGAACAAGATCGACTGGCCGGTCCTGGTCGACACCGACCGGTCGTTCGAGAAGGCGAGCGACGTCAGGGAGATCAGCCTGCAGAACATCCACCAGATCAAGGTGCTCAGCGGGGACGGGACATTCGCGGAGCACGGAAACTTTGAAATCGGCGAAGCGGCGGACAAGGTCGCTCCGACCGGGAAGTGGAAGATCGATCCCAAGGAGATCCCGGTCGCCCTGCGTCCGACGTGGCAACAGATCGAATTCGGGAACTTCGCGCCGGCCGCGGCCGTTCTGAAGCGGAACCTGGCCTCGCCGAAAGAGGACATCAAGGCGGGCGCCGAGAAGCTCCAGGGGGCGGTCGACGCCGAGCTGCAGGCCGCCATGACACAGGCGAGCGAAGCCAAGAGTTCAGGAGACACCTGGAAGGCCTACAAGACGCTCATGGAGCTCCCGACCCGCTTCAAGGGGTACACGCTTCCCGCGACCGTCGGGATCGACCTCAAGGAGCTCAAGGGATCAGAGGGGGTCAAGAAGGAACTCAACGCGGACAAGGCCCTCCACGCTCTGAAACAAAAGGTCTCCGGCAGCAAATTCTCGCCGAAGTCGGTCCAGGGGCAGATGGAAAAGTTCCTGGAACAGTACCCCGACACCGAGGCGGCGGCCGAAGTCCAGGAGGCGCTCAGCCGCCTCCAGACAGCGGCGCCAGGCACCGGGCCCACCCCTCCGACTAACCAGTGA
- a CDS encoding glycine C-acetyltransferase codes for MYGRFQDHLQNELSGIRTAGLYKPERVITTPQSAHISVAGGEGKRVVNLCANNYLGLSDDPRIVEAAARGLKEWGFGLSSVRFICGTQQIHKELERKLSEFLGTEDTILYSSCFDANGGLFETLLTAEDAIISDELNHASIIDGVRLCKAQRFRYRNNDMADLEEKLRAAQSARFRMIATDGVFSMDGYLANLPAICDLADKYNALVMVDDSHAVGFTGPKGRGTPERFGVMDRIDILTGTLGKALGGASGGYTSGRREIIELLRQRSRPYLFSNSLAPVIVAASIATLDLLTASTELRDTLEANTRFFREEIQRVGLTVLPGEHPIAPVMLGDARLAAQMAEKLLERGVYVIGFSYPVVPQGKARIRTQVSAAHSRDDLKFAVEQFAAVKRELGI; via the coding sequence ATGTACGGCCGCTTTCAGGACCACCTTCAGAACGAACTCTCCGGGATCCGGACCGCGGGGCTGTACAAGCCCGAACGGGTGATCACGACGCCGCAGTCGGCCCACATCTCCGTGGCCGGCGGCGAGGGGAAGCGGGTCGTCAACCTGTGCGCGAACAACTACCTCGGGCTGTCGGACGACCCGCGGATCGTCGAGGCGGCCGCGCGGGGGCTGAAGGAGTGGGGCTTCGGGCTCTCCTCCGTCCGGTTCATCTGCGGGACGCAGCAGATTCACAAGGAACTGGAGCGGAAGCTGAGCGAGTTCCTGGGGACCGAGGACACGATCCTCTATTCGTCGTGCTTCGACGCCAACGGCGGACTGTTCGAGACCCTGCTGACGGCGGAAGACGCGATCATCTCGGACGAGTTAAACCACGCCAGCATCATCGACGGTGTCCGGCTCTGTAAGGCGCAGCGGTTCCGCTACCGGAACAACGACATGGCGGACCTCGAGGAAAAACTCCGGGCGGCTCAGTCGGCCCGATTCCGGATGATCGCCACCGACGGCGTCTTCTCGATGGACGGCTACCTGGCGAACCTGCCGGCGATCTGCGACCTCGCGGACAAGTACAACGCCCTCGTGATGGTCGACGACTCGCATGCCGTCGGGTTCACCGGCCCGAAGGGGCGGGGAACGCCTGAGCGGTTCGGCGTCATGGACCGGATCGACATCCTGACCGGGACGCTCGGCAAGGCACTCGGCGGGGCGAGCGGGGGGTACACGAGCGGACGCAGGGAGATCATCGAACTGCTGCGGCAGCGGTCCCGGCCGTACCTGTTCTCGAACTCCCTGGCGCCGGTCATCGTGGCGGCCAGCATCGCGACGCTCGACCTGTTGACCGCCTCGACGGAGCTGCGGGACACGCTCGAAGCGAACACACGATTCTTCCGGGAAGAAATCCAGCGGGTCGGCCTGACCGTCCTGCCGGGCGAGCATCCGATTGCGCCGGTCATGCTCGGGGATGCCCGCCTGGCCGCCCAGATGGCCGAGAAGCTGCTGGAACGGGGAGTCTATGTGATCGGTTTCTCGTACCCGGTGGTGCCGCAGGGGAAGGCCCGGATCCGGACGCAGGTTTCCGCCGCCCACAGCCGCGACGACCTGAAATTTGCCGTCGAACAGTTCGCCGCGGTGAAGCGCGAGCTCGGGATTTAG
- a CDS encoding NADH-quinone oxidoreductase subunit J, giving the protein METLLFAIFAAGVCGGALAVVFSQNVVRMAFWLIISLSSTAGLFFMLGADFIGATQILIYVGGTVVLLIFGVMLTATGPYLNLKSSPGDIVTALAVGGLFLAMVAFSVSRVDWDGNNAKLVAKYGGLPAEKAGYNQLGEGKTARDLGAALTGLRFDEDLGAPQRTISTGYLLPFEIVSIHLLVVLIGASYLARAKRRVLPPQA; this is encoded by the coding sequence ATGGAAACACTTCTGTTTGCGATCTTCGCGGCCGGCGTGTGCGGCGGGGCTCTGGCGGTGGTCTTCAGCCAGAACGTCGTCCGCATGGCGTTCTGGCTCATCATCTCGCTGAGTTCGACGGCCGGCCTGTTCTTCATGCTCGGGGCCGACTTCATCGGCGCGACGCAGATCCTGATCTACGTCGGCGGGACGGTCGTGCTCCTGATCTTCGGGGTCATGCTCACGGCGACCGGGCCGTACCTCAATCTCAAGTCGAGTCCGGGGGACATCGTCACGGCCCTGGCGGTCGGCGGGCTGTTCCTGGCGATGGTCGCCTTCAGCGTCAGCCGGGTCGACTGGGACGGCAACAACGCCAAGCTCGTGGCCAAGTACGGCGGGCTCCCCGCTGAGAAGGCCGGTTACAACCAACTCGGGGAAGGGAAGACCGCCCGCGACCTGGGGGCGGCCCTGACCGGGCTGCGGTTCGACGAAGACCTCGGTGCTCCGCAGCGGACGATCAGCACCGGTTACCTGCTCCCGTTCGAAATCGTCTCGATCCATCTCCTGGTGGTGCTGATCGGGGCCTCCTATCTGGCCCGGGCCAAGCGGCGGGTTCTCCCTCCGCAGGCGTAG
- the nuoH gene encoding NADH-quinone oxidoreductase subunit NuoH: protein MTPILAARTISEALQGFLSPGVATFLAALIHITLLGLFFGLPAFFFIWAERKVAGRIQDRLGPTRVGGRFGWLQSLADGVKLIQKEDLAPETADKMLFRLAPYLTVVAAFAAFLFVPFSAGWVAMSLDVGLFLALAVLSVEVLGIVLAGYSSGSKWSLFGGMRETAQMVSYEVPLGLTAVIPVAIAGSMNLNEIGQMQSGWFTNWFIFYNPFTFIAFFVFFTVTLASNKRAPFDLAEAESELVGGFHTEYSGMRWSFFFLAEYAAMFLVSMLGSLLFLGGWWTGIAPIDQFFINLPFPYLDRVLGFFVLMTKTGMLVFVQIWIRWTLPRLRIDQVMTTCLKYLVPISCFLFLGSTVWSLMLPGRPIFGQPLGLRVPVPARVTTTSADPSAPKSTTPPPAPAHHSGLESDAAKSLAARDGEAHAGSGR, encoded by the coding sequence ATGACGCCGATCCTGGCCGCCCGGACCATTTCCGAAGCGCTTCAGGGCTTTCTGTCGCCCGGCGTGGCGACATTCCTGGCCGCCCTGATCCACATCACGCTTCTCGGCCTGTTCTTCGGCCTCCCCGCGTTCTTCTTCATCTGGGCTGAGCGAAAGGTCGCCGGCCGGATTCAGGACCGCCTCGGTCCCACCCGCGTCGGGGGCCGCTTCGGCTGGCTCCAGTCGCTGGCCGACGGCGTCAAGCTGATCCAGAAGGAAGACCTCGCTCCCGAGACCGCCGACAAGATGCTGTTTCGGTTGGCCCCCTACCTGACGGTCGTGGCGGCCTTCGCCGCCTTCCTGTTTGTTCCGTTCAGCGCCGGCTGGGTGGCGATGTCGCTCGACGTCGGCCTGTTCCTGGCTCTCGCGGTCCTGTCGGTCGAAGTCCTGGGGATCGTGCTGGCGGGATACTCCAGCGGGTCCAAGTGGTCCCTCTTCGGCGGGATGCGGGAAACGGCCCAGATGGTGAGCTACGAAGTTCCCCTCGGGCTGACCGCGGTCATTCCCGTGGCGATCGCCGGCTCGATGAATCTGAACGAGATCGGCCAGATGCAGTCCGGCTGGTTCACGAACTGGTTCATTTTCTACAACCCGTTCACGTTCATCGCCTTCTTCGTCTTCTTTACGGTGACCCTCGCCAGCAACAAGCGGGCGCCGTTCGACCTGGCTGAGGCCGAGAGCGAGCTGGTCGGTGGTTTTCACACCGAATACAGCGGGATGCGGTGGTCGTTCTTCTTCCTGGCCGAATACGCCGCCATGTTCCTCGTGAGCATGCTCGGGTCGCTGCTGTTCCTCGGCGGCTGGTGGACCGGGATCGCCCCGATCGACCAGTTCTTCATCAATCTGCCGTTCCCGTACCTCGATCGTGTTCTCGGGTTCTTTGTCCTGATGACCAAGACCGGGATGCTGGTCTTCGTCCAGATCTGGATCCGCTGGACGCTGCCGCGGCTTCGGATTGACCAGGTCATGACGACCTGCCTCAAGTACCTTGTTCCAATCAGCTGCTTCCTGTTCCTGGGGTCGACCGTCTGGTCGCTCATGCTTCCCGGCCGGCCGATCTTCGGTCAGCCGCTCGGCCTCCGCGTTCCCGTTCCCGCTCGCGTGACCACCACTTCGGCGGACCCGTCCGCTCCGAAGTCGACCACTCCGCCACCCGCTCCCGCCCATCACTCCGGCCTCGAATCCGACGCCGCGAAGTCTCTGGCGGCGCGTGACGGCGAGGCCCACGCGGGGAGCGGACGCTGA
- the nuoK gene encoding NADH-quinone oxidoreductase subunit NuoK, whose protein sequence is MQSVGLQAYLLVSAVLFVSGVLCMATKRNGIAVLMGVELVLNGANLNLVAFSRFGRLGLDAQVMAMFVIVLAAAEAAVALAIALNFYNNHMTIDVDRASELRG, encoded by the coding sequence ATGCAAAGCGTCGGACTTCAGGCGTACCTGCTCGTCTCGGCCGTCCTCTTCGTGTCGGGCGTGCTGTGCATGGCCACCAAGCGGAACGGGATCGCCGTCCTGATGGGGGTCGAACTCGTTCTCAACGGGGCGAACCTGAACCTCGTCGCCTTTTCGCGGTTCGGCCGGCTGGGGCTCGACGCCCAGGTGATGGCGATGTTCGTGATCGTTCTCGCCGCGGCGGAAGCGGCCGTGGCCCTCGCGATCGCCCTCAACTTTTACAACAACCACATGACGATCGACGTCGACCGGGCCAGCGAGCTCCGCGGATAG
- a CDS encoding anthranilate synthase component II — protein MVLLLDNYDSFVFNLARYLEELGTETSVVRNDATSVEEIERQPPRAIILSPGPCTPDEAGITLDVVRRLGGRIPILGVCLGHQAIGQALGGEVTRSPEPRHGRTSLVSHEGVDVFAGLPSPFRATRYHSLIVSDQNLPPELTVTARTESGLIMGLAHREWPLYGVQFHPEAILTEHGHALLANFLRLAGIATQPRSSAEWSPRAAGEDFFEQPIGDASPPLPSA, from the coding sequence ATGGTCCTTCTGCTCGACAACTACGACAGCTTCGTCTTCAACCTCGCCCGGTACCTGGAGGAGCTGGGGACCGAAACCTCGGTCGTTCGTAACGACGCAACGAGCGTGGAGGAGATCGAGCGGCAACCGCCGCGGGCCATCATTCTCTCGCCCGGCCCCTGCACGCCGGACGAGGCCGGGATCACGCTGGACGTCGTTCGCCGGCTCGGCGGCCGTATCCCGATTCTGGGGGTCTGCCTCGGCCATCAGGCGATCGGCCAGGCCCTGGGGGGCGAGGTGACCCGCAGTCCGGAACCGCGGCACGGCCGGACGTCGCTCGTCAGCCACGAGGGGGTTGACGTCTTTGCCGGTCTGCCGAGTCCCTTCCGCGCCACCCGATATCACTCCTTGATCGTCTCCGACCAGAACCTGCCGCCGGAGCTGACCGTCACGGCCCGGACCGAGTCCGGACTCATCATGGGACTCGCTCACCGGGAATGGCCCCTCTACGGCGTGCAGTTCCACCCGGAGGCGATCCTGACGGAGCACGGCCACGCCCTGCTGGCGAACTTTCTCCGACTGGCCGGAATCGCAACCCAGCCCCGAAGCAGCGCCGAGTGGTCGCCCCGGGCAGCGGGCGAAGACTTCTTCGAGCAGCCGATCGGAGACGCGAGTCCCCCTCTACCGTCCGCCTGA